The proteins below are encoded in one region of Candidatus Neomarinimicrobiota bacterium:
- a CDS encoding CDGSH iron-sulfur domain-containing protein, with protein MEIPESAIKVKLKAGKKYALCSCGNSKTMPYCDNTHRDVNEKKGTSYKSFKIYPETDISVHVYCANWDKPA; from the coding sequence ATGGAAATACCTGAAAGCGCTATAAAAGTTAAACTTAAGGCAGGAAAAAAATATGCTTTGTGTTCATGTGGAAATAGTAAGACGATGCCGTATTGCGATAATACACATCGTGATGTGAACGAGAAAAAAGGTACAAGTTACAAATCGTTCAAAATCTATCCTGAAACCGACATTTCGGTTCACGTATATTGTGCGAACTGGGATAAACCGGCTTAA